The following proteins come from a genomic window of Mucinivorans hirudinis:
- a CDS encoding Uridine kinase, whose protein sequence is MENLITVINQHTGAKLFVSSGITLSELYKMIYSESNGRFVAAWVDNVVKDLSYRLYSPAAVKFVDAGSSEGARIYARSVFFLLLKAVADVLPQGRLRLMHPVGRGYYFEIEGVGTLSSETVDRLRARMRELVSMDLPIVREKLPLDEAVEMYGKQGATDKLLLLETRPQFFVSSYNLAGVIGYLYGALVPSTGYIKTFDIESFFEGLVVMMPCKEEFERVERYCLQSKLFGVFRQNKEWNKIIGIRNVGSLNKELMEGRAGELIRIGEALQEKNFANAADMIAARSEAKIILIAGPSSSGKTSFSKRLGVQLSVLGYQPEAISLDNYFVERELTPRDENGHYDFECLEALDVKAFNSDLKRLLAGEDVELCKFDFKTGSRFFDGTRMQLNERSILIIEGIHALNPALTPEIEEAAKFKIYASALTTLSIDDTTIVHTTDNRLLRRMVRDAKYRSRPASETLRGWGSVRRGEDKHIFPYQEQADLMFGTALFFEIPILKKYAMPLLEEVPAIAPEYAEAHRLKRFLSYFVEMSDQGLPPTSILREFIGGSSFEY, encoded by the coding sequence ATGGAAAATTTAATTACGGTCATAAACCAACATACGGGAGCAAAATTATTTGTCTCCTCTGGCATTACGCTCTCGGAACTCTACAAGATGATTTACAGTGAGTCGAACGGACGGTTCGTGGCGGCGTGGGTGGATAATGTGGTTAAGGATTTGTCTTACAGGCTATATTCTCCGGCAGCTGTAAAGTTTGTGGATGCAGGTTCGTCGGAAGGGGCACGCATTTATGCCCGTTCAGTGTTCTTCCTTTTGCTAAAAGCTGTGGCGGACGTATTACCACAGGGGAGGCTTAGATTGATGCACCCCGTGGGGCGGGGCTATTATTTCGAGATCGAGGGTGTGGGCACGCTTTCTTCGGAAACGGTTGATAGACTGCGTGCTCGTATGCGTGAATTGGTGAGTATGGATTTGCCCATCGTACGTGAGAAGTTGCCTTTGGACGAGGCGGTTGAGATGTACGGCAAGCAGGGGGCGACCGATAAATTGCTTCTGCTGGAGACCCGCCCGCAATTCTTCGTTTCGAGCTATAACCTTGCCGGAGTTATCGGATACCTCTACGGGGCACTTGTACCCTCTACGGGATATATCAAGACGTTTGATATAGAGAGTTTTTTTGAGGGATTGGTGGTTATGATGCCCTGCAAGGAGGAGTTTGAGAGGGTGGAGAGATATTGTCTACAATCGAAACTTTTCGGTGTTTTTCGTCAAAATAAGGAGTGGAACAAAATTATAGGCATCCGCAACGTCGGCTCGTTGAATAAGGAGTTGATGGAGGGTAGGGCTGGGGAGTTGATAAGGATTGGTGAGGCTTTGCAGGAGAAAAATTTTGCCAATGCAGCAGATATGATTGCCGCACGTAGCGAGGCAAAAATCATATTGATAGCAGGTCCTTCGTCGAGCGGAAAGACCTCATTCTCCAAGCGTCTTGGTGTGCAACTGAGCGTTCTTGGGTATCAACCAGAGGCTATCTCCTTGGATAACTACTTTGTCGAGCGAGAGCTTACCCCAAGGGATGAGAATGGACACTACGACTTTGAGTGCCTTGAAGCGCTTGATGTCAAGGCTTTTAATAGCGATTTGAAGAGGTTGCTTGCCGGTGAGGATGTTGAATTGTGTAAGTTTGATTTTAAGACGGGTAGCCGCTTTTTTGATGGTACGCGGATGCAACTCAACGAGCGCAGCATACTCATCATAGAGGGCATACACGCACTCAACCCCGCCTTGACTCCCGAAATTGAAGAGGCAGCTAAATTTAAGATATACGCCTCGGCACTGACAACCCTCTCCATTGACGACACCACGATTGTTCACACCACCGATAATCGCCTCTTGCGCCGTATGGTACGCGATGCAAAGTATCGCTCGCGACCGGCAAGTGAGACACTCAGAGGGTGGGGTAGTGTTCGCCGCGGAGAGGATAAACACATCTTTCCCTATCAGGAACAGGCTGATTTAATGTTTGGTACGGCACTCTTCTTTGAGATTCCCATTCTCAAGAAATATGCTATGCCTCTCTTGGAAGAAGTGCCGGCAATAGCTCCGGAATATGCTGAGGCACACCGCCTTAAGAGGTTTTTAAGCTATTTTGTGGAGATGTCCGACCAGGGGTTGCCACCAACCTCGATATTGCGAGAGTTTATTGGTGGTAGCAGCTTTGAGTATTAA
- a CDS encoding Diaminopimelate epimerase, which translates to MKFVKYHGAGNDFVIIDAREAELDLSRERIAAICHRRFGVGADGLMTLENDPAGQEFYMRYWNADGGESTMCGNGGRCISLFAHHLGIGGGVKYFNSSDGYHWALIVEADEHRGLVELGMIDVREVRDNGDGSYFAFTGSPHHVEFVEDVMAIDVFGRGNEIRRSARYAAMGGANVNFVQILGYGLLKVRTFERGVENETLACGTGVTAAAIVTSFVNQTDCKRFTVDAMGGKLEVSFDREDTTFQKVLLSGGAEKVFEGNIL; encoded by the coding sequence ATGAAATTTGTGAAATATCACGGCGCCGGAAATGATTTTGTAATAATCGATGCGCGGGAGGCAGAGCTCGACCTAAGCCGAGAGCGGATTGCTGCCATCTGTCATCGCCGTTTCGGCGTGGGGGCAGACGGGTTGATGACGCTCGAGAATGACCCTGCGGGGCAGGAGTTTTATATGAGATACTGGAACGCTGATGGCGGAGAATCGACAATGTGCGGCAACGGCGGTCGTTGTATCTCTCTGTTTGCTCATCACTTAGGTATAGGCGGTGGGGTGAAATATTTTAATAGTTCGGATGGCTACCATTGGGCGCTTATTGTCGAGGCAGATGAGCATCGCGGACTGGTGGAGCTTGGGATGATTGATGTAAGGGAGGTTCGGGATAATGGCGATGGGAGCTATTTCGCTTTCACAGGCTCGCCCCATCACGTTGAATTTGTGGAAGATGTGATGGCGATTGATGTTTTCGGCAGGGGTAATGAGATTCGCCGCTCTGCCCGTTATGCTGCAATGGGGGGGGCGAATGTCAATTTCGTGCAAATTTTGGGTTATGGATTGTTGAAGGTGAGAACTTTTGAGCGGGGGGTAGAGAATGAGACATTGGCGTGCGGCACGGGAGTGACGGCGGCGGCTATTGTTACCTCGTTTGTGAATCAGACTGATTGCAAGCGTTTTACAGTTGATGCTATGGGCGGAAAGCTCGAAGTCTCCTTTGATAGAGAAGATACAACATTTCAAAAAGTTTTGCTCAGTGGTGGTGCTGAAAAAGTTTTTGAGGGAAATATTTTGTAA
- a CDS encoding Phage terminase, large subunit codes for MTTPKKHIAEIYAEQVLNGEVVCCKYVKLAVKRYFSDFEDTSDKGWHFDRNAAARAIKFIESLRHTKGEWAGCPFKLESWQQFVVWNIFGWKNGDGTRRFRYAYIEIARKNGKTALSAGIGLYMLFADGESRPELYSAATVKDQAKICFADAVEIVKATDLKKYLETVI; via the coding sequence ATGACTACACCGAAAAAACATATTGCTGAAATATACGCCGAGCAAGTTTTGAATGGCGAGGTGGTCTGTTGTAAGTATGTAAAACTTGCGGTAAAGCGGTATTTCTCAGATTTTGAGGACACCTCCGACAAGGGCTGGCACTTTGACCGCAATGCTGCTGCACGAGCTATCAAGTTTATCGAGTCGCTACGCCACACCAAGGGTGAGTGGGCTGGTTGCCCGTTCAAACTTGAATCTTGGCAACAGTTCGTGGTGTGGAATATATTCGGTTGGAAAAATGGTGATGGGACTCGCCGCTTCAGATATGCCTACATCGAGATTGCGAGAAAGAATGGTAAAACAGCACTCTCGGCAGGGATTGGGTTGTATATGCTTTTTGCCGATGGCGAGTCCCGCCCCGAACTTTATTCAGCAGCGACCGTCAAAGACCAAGCGAAAATCTGCTTTGCCGATGCGGTGGAGATTGTCAAGGCGACTGACCTCAAAAAATATCTGGAGACTGTAATCTGA
- a CDS encoding transposase, with protein MDRRSQEYQIMRDKALSQLRSGESLTGKDGAFAPLLKEFLEAALDGEMAAHLDEAERRQGNKRNGRGSKRVKTMAGEIEIETPQDRHSSFTPEILRKRETILADNMSSKIISLYGMGMSLRDISAHIEEMYDVEISHNTLSEIIERIVPKVKEWQSRPLESMYTIVWLDAMHYKVKDGGRTESRAVYNVLAVNKDGRKELIRMYVSESEGANFWLSVLTDLKARGMKDVLIACIDNLTGFAEAIATIFPQVIIQSCIVHQIRNSLKYIASKDKKEFMDDLKTVYQAPTLDLAELNLDKLEDKWVQKYPVVIGSWRRNWDKLSAYFAYDEHIRRLIYTTNAVEGFYRQARKVTKTKGVFPNDMALMKLLYLAVLNISKKWTQPLPNWALTAGQLRIKFGERMPMEL; from the coding sequence ATGGATAGGAGAAGTCAGGAGTATCAAATAATGCGTGATAAGGCATTATCTCAGCTGCGGAGTGGGGAGTCACTCACAGGCAAAGATGGGGCATTTGCTCCACTGTTGAAAGAATTTTTAGAAGCCGCTTTGGATGGCGAAATGGCAGCTCATCTCGACGAGGCGGAACGCCGGCAAGGCAACAAGCGTAACGGTCGAGGAAGCAAACGAGTCAAAACGATGGCGGGTGAGATTGAAATAGAGACACCTCAGGATCGTCATAGCAGTTTTACACCCGAGATTCTCAGGAAACGGGAGACCATTTTGGCGGATAATATGTCCTCCAAGATCATCAGTTTGTATGGTATGGGTATGAGCCTGAGGGATATATCTGCTCATATCGAAGAGATGTATGACGTTGAGATATCGCACAATACGCTGAGTGAAATTATCGAACGTATAGTTCCCAAGGTCAAGGAGTGGCAAAGTCGTCCTTTGGAGTCGATGTACACTATCGTTTGGCTCGATGCGATGCACTACAAGGTCAAAGATGGTGGGCGTACCGAGAGTCGAGCCGTTTATAATGTGCTGGCAGTCAATAAGGATGGTCGCAAAGAGCTAATTAGGATGTATGTATCTGAGAGTGAGGGAGCAAACTTTTGGTTGAGCGTATTGACCGATTTGAAAGCACGCGGGATGAAAGATGTTTTGATTGCCTGCATTGACAATCTTACGGGTTTTGCCGAGGCAATCGCCACCATTTTCCCGCAAGTAATCATTCAGAGCTGCATCGTTCATCAAATCCGCAACTCATTGAAATACATTGCCTCCAAAGACAAAAAGGAGTTTATGGATGATTTGAAGACGGTCTATCAAGCTCCCACTCTGGATTTAGCCGAACTCAATCTTGATAAATTGGAGGATAAATGGGTGCAGAAATATCCTGTTGTTATAGGCTCGTGGCGACGAAATTGGGATAAGCTTAGTGCCTATTTTGCTTATGATGAGCATATTCGCAGACTTATTTACACAACTAATGCTGTTGAGGGATTTTATCGTCAGGCACGGAAAGTGACCAAGACAAAGGGAGTTTTCCCTAATGATATGGCATTGATGAAGTTACTCTACTTAGCGGTGCTCAACATATCCAAGAAATGGACTCAACCCCTTCCGAATTGGGCGTTAACAGCAGGTCAATTGCGGATAAAGTTTGGCGAAAGGATGCCTATGGAGCTATAG
- a CDS encoding Mobile element protein, translating to MRKIQYKPIGIAGLFDHEQALEQLSNKGNALERLSEVLDFEIFRELLEDSILTKEKKNNEGAKPYDVVMLFKILILQRYFGLSDGQVE from the coding sequence ATGCGCAAGATACAATACAAGCCGATAGGCATCGCTGGTTTATTTGACCACGAGCAAGCATTAGAGCAGTTATCTAACAAGGGTAATGCTCTTGAACGATTAAGTGAAGTATTAGATTTTGAGATATTTCGCGAGTTATTGGAGGATTCCATTTTGACCAAAGAGAAGAAGAACAACGAGGGTGCAAAACCTTACGATGTCGTGATGCTATTCAAGATTTTGATACTTCAACGCTACTTCGGATTATCTGATGGTCAGGTAGAGTAA
- a CDS encoding Deoxyadenosine kinase: MYIAIAGNIGSGKSYLTQLLSKRLGWRSHYEESSDNPYIGDFYDNMLRWSFNLQVYFLGRRLEQMVDIISSGCNTVVDRTIFEDARVFATNLHRSGLLSTRDYETYMQIYNLTIKLLPEPDLLIYLRSSTVSLVGQIRKRGRVYESSIEESYLAGLNELYEEWIAEYSGNVLIVDIDKEDFVSDKVERERVLDRISAAVAKRAL; encoded by the coding sequence ATGTACATAGCCATTGCCGGAAATATCGGTAGCGGAAAGAGCTATCTCACGCAGCTGCTAAGCAAGAGGCTTGGGTGGCGTTCGCACTACGAGGAGTCATCGGATAATCCTTATATCGGTGATTTTTATGACAATATGTTGAGATGGTCGTTCAATCTTCAGGTCTATTTTCTGGGCAGGAGGCTTGAGCAGATGGTGGATATAATCAGTAGTGGTTGCAATACGGTGGTAGACCGGACTATTTTTGAGGATGCGCGAGTTTTTGCTACAAATTTGCATCGTTCGGGGCTACTTTCCACCCGTGACTATGAGACCTATATGCAGATATACAATTTGACAATAAAGCTATTACCCGAACCGGACTTGTTGATATATCTCCGTTCTTCGACAGTTTCGCTCGTCGGACAGATTCGTAAGCGCGGACGCGTCTACGAGAGCAGTATTGAGGAGAGCTACCTTGCCGGACTTAATGAACTCTATGAGGAGTGGATAGCAGAATATTCGGGCAATGTGTTGATTGTGGATATTGACAAGGAGGATTTTGTGTCGGATAAAGTTGAGCGAGAACGCGTTTTGGACAGAATCAGCGCGGCAGTAGCGAAAAGGGCTCTGTGA
- a CDS encoding Aminopeptidase C translates to MKKIFATLAVLVSLQLSAQYRQPAYQFNDVKVNPSTPVKDQASSGTCWSYSGLAFLESELLRKGKGEVDLSEMWVVRHAYLNRAKKYLRMHGMANLSQGGQAHDNFDVIEEYGIVPQDVYRGLNYGTDKNVHGELEGAIKAYMDVIVKNPNRTISTAWQAGLNGILDAYLGVKPKKFMYKGKEYTPKSFAKEMGIEKKNYASLTSFSHHPLHTWFAIEVPDNTAWGLAYNVTLDEMIKTIDSAIEKGQTVIWAADVSEKGFQYNKGIAVLPAQKLDDMSDSEKAKWSSLTETERAKAVSDLSEIVPEIKVTPELRQLWFDNYQTTDDHGMEIVGIAKDQNGNKYYKVKNSWGSGGIYNGYFYASEEYVKGKTLNIIVAADAVPFAIK, encoded by the coding sequence ATGAAAAAAATTTTTGCTACGCTTGCGGTGTTAGTCTCTTTGCAACTTTCGGCTCAATATAGACAGCCTGCTTATCAATTTAATGATGTTAAGGTGAACCCATCAACACCTGTCAAAGACCAAGCTTCAAGTGGCACTTGTTGGAGCTATTCAGGACTTGCCTTCCTTGAGAGTGAGTTGTTACGTAAGGGTAAGGGCGAGGTAGACCTTTCGGAGATGTGGGTCGTTCGCCACGCCTACCTCAATCGTGCGAAGAAGTACCTTCGTATGCACGGTATGGCGAATTTGTCGCAGGGAGGTCAGGCACACGATAACTTCGATGTTATAGAAGAGTATGGTATTGTTCCTCAGGATGTTTATCGAGGACTGAACTACGGCACGGACAAAAACGTGCACGGCGAGTTGGAGGGGGCGATTAAGGCGTATATGGATGTAATAGTCAAGAATCCGAACCGCACAATATCAACAGCTTGGCAAGCGGGCTTGAACGGAATACTTGATGCCTATTTAGGCGTGAAGCCCAAAAAATTTATGTACAAAGGCAAGGAGTACACTCCGAAGAGTTTCGCCAAGGAGATGGGCATCGAGAAGAAAAACTACGCTTCTCTCACCTCATTCTCTCACCACCCTCTTCACACGTGGTTTGCCATAGAAGTGCCCGACAATACGGCGTGGGGATTAGCATACAATGTTACTTTGGACGAGATGATCAAGACAATCGACAGTGCCATTGAGAAGGGTCAGACCGTGATTTGGGCGGCGGATGTGAGCGAAAAAGGGTTTCAATATAACAAAGGCATAGCTGTTTTGCCTGCTCAGAAGTTGGACGATATGAGCGACTCGGAAAAGGCGAAATGGAGTTCACTTACAGAAACCGAACGCGCAAAAGCCGTTTCTGACCTGAGTGAAATTGTTCCTGAGATTAAGGTCACACCGGAACTTCGTCAACTTTGGTTCGACAACTACCAAACCACCGACGACCACGGTATGGAGATTGTCGGCATTGCCAAAGACCAAAATGGCAACAAATACTACAAGGTGAAGAACTCGTGGGGTAGTGGCGGCATATATAACGGATACTTCTACGCTTCGGAAGAGTATGTTAAAGGCAAGACACTGAATATTATAGTAGCGGCAGATGCAGTGCCTTTTGCGATTAAATAG
- a CDS encoding Mobile element protein — protein sequence MGLSSGDKVPDEKTVWSFREKLTNNQTIEKTFVLFRDVLNAKGLILNEGKMVDATFATAPIQRNTREENKQIKDGDSAALWNNKPHKKRHKDIDARWTQKGGQNYYGYKNHTKVDAKSKFIDCYKVTDASVHDSQPLEDLLDDNDKGQPLYGDSAYTGANQDDVIENAKMINQVCERGYGNHPLTNEQKASNREKSSVRSRVEHVFGFMEQSMHGIKVECVDIVRATGILGLMNLTYNLFRYEQVVRLNLLPIKN from the coding sequence TTGGGGTTGTCTTCGGGTGATAAAGTTCCCGATGAGAAGACGGTTTGGTCTTTTCGCGAGAAATTGACCAACAACCAAACCATAGAAAAGACCTTCGTTCTTTTTCGCGATGTACTCAATGCGAAAGGTTTGATTCTCAATGAGGGAAAGATGGTTGATGCTACATTCGCAACTGCTCCTATTCAACGCAATACCCGTGAGGAGAACAAGCAGATAAAAGATGGCGATAGTGCTGCATTATGGAATAATAAACCCCACAAGAAGAGGCACAAAGACATTGATGCAAGATGGACACAGAAAGGTGGGCAGAATTACTATGGCTATAAGAATCACACAAAGGTGGATGCTAAGAGCAAGTTTATTGATTGTTATAAAGTTACGGATGCTTCGGTGCACGATTCACAGCCGTTAGAGGATTTACTAGATGATAACGACAAGGGGCAACCGCTATATGGAGATAGTGCTTATACTGGTGCTAATCAGGATGATGTCATTGAGAATGCGAAGATGATAAATCAGGTGTGCGAGAGGGGTTATGGGAATCATCCTTTGACCAACGAGCAGAAGGCGAGCAATCGCGAGAAGTCAAGTGTTCGCTCTCGTGTGGAGCACGTTTTTGGGTTTATGGAGCAGTCGATGCACGGTATCAAGGTGGAGTGCGTTGATATAGTGCGAGCCACCGGGATACTTGGTCTTATGAACCTCACCTACAATCTGTTTAGATACGAACAGGTTGTACGACTGAATCTATTACCGATAAAAAACTAA
- a CDS encoding Integrase: MWFRWLSAQGIEPRSPFREHIFQYKTHLQEQGKSKFTYLSYVVVVKLFYRYCSTRNYYDNIGEGINTGIKQRGHFKEALTSTQALKLMDSINTETIVGKRDKLIIALMLTNGLRTCEVHRLNICDFDKDGERTILHIQRKGRVDKNETIAVPEVVEGLFEEYIACREFNVEDPLIVNHLKGQKPRRLPKQTISHIVKQRLRAIGINDPKITAHSLRHTCGSLLVEMGLDVEMIKDLLGHSNTSTTRIYIEQAQRRRLIEENPGNKIGELITRPMKKQTN; this comes from the coding sequence TTGTGGTTTCGGTGGCTATCAGCACAGGGTATTGAACCTCGCTCGCCTTTCAGAGAGCATATATTCCAGTACAAAACTCACTTACAAGAGCAGGGCAAAAGCAAATTCACCTACCTGAGCTATGTCGTTGTGGTGAAGCTATTTTACCGATATTGCTCGACTCGCAACTACTATGACAACATTGGCGAGGGTATCAATACGGGTATCAAGCAGCGAGGGCACTTCAAAGAGGCACTCACCTCTACGCAGGCTCTAAAGCTAATGGACTCCATCAACACCGAAACCATTGTCGGCAAGCGGGATAAGCTCATCATCGCTTTGATGCTTACCAACGGACTACGAACTTGCGAGGTGCATCGGCTCAATATCTGCGACTTCGATAAGGATGGCGAGCGGACGATACTGCACATTCAACGCAAAGGGCGAGTTGATAAGAACGAAACGATTGCTGTCCCCGAAGTGGTAGAGGGGTTATTCGAGGAGTATATCGCTTGCCGAGAGTTCAATGTGGAAGACCCGTTGATTGTCAATCACCTCAAAGGGCAGAAGCCGAGGCGACTACCGAAGCAAACTATCTCACATATCGTCAAGCAGCGACTCAGAGCTATTGGCATCAACGACCCCAAAATCACGGCACATTCACTCCGCCATACCTGCGGCAGTCTATTGGTTGAGATGGGTTTGGATGTAGAAATGATTAAGGATTTGTTAGGTCATAGCAACACTTCCACCACCCGAATCTACATTGAGCAGGCTCAACGCAGAAGACTTATTGAGGAGAACCCCGGCAATAAGATAGGCGAATTAATCACCAGACCAATGAAAAAGCAAACTAATTGA